Proteins encoded within one genomic window of Gigantopelta aegis isolate Gae_Host chromosome 2, Gae_host_genome, whole genome shotgun sequence:
- the LOC121388231 gene encoding myosin-IIIb-like encodes MRTANDVDDLSRLSLLDEVVILNHLRERFQKGKYYTFIGDVLIALNPNKPLKIYTDEYHQQFSKSDADGGKQPHIFWIAQQAYHNFRANEQAQCVLVSGESGSGKTESTKLIIKHISYMCPSAESSLHEQIVRINPLLEALGNAVTPMNDNSSRFGKLVELFFTNDGHMSGGRIHDYMLEKSRVVCQGPGERNFHLFYYMFAGLSREKLLYYYLEEAHTYKILMNSDRDGKSPWQPEDVAVYKTKFKELMEIIRLIGFTDEDVAAIFTLLSSILHVTNIVFHDDIDTDGVYVVDEFPLRIASNLLRVDVQEFTEALISNTVFVRGERVQSLKKRHQAEDGRDSLAKAIYSRLFGWIVGQINVHLQPTLDRCSSATISILDMSGFECLRKNSFEQLCINTANERLHQFFNSQIFSLERADYEEENVPLDLVEFKDNHTLIDLFFQKPLGLFSIIDEESMFPRATDNSLVQKLNNVCASNQSYVPSRGNVTSFTISHYAGDVTYDARGMLEKNRDCLSMNLSECMSRSSSDMVALFFTCSPPHTGSFSKKFGSKRIRPHLHGPTSALDSGDSSLSRATAERLRRQR; translated from the exons ATGAGGACAGCGAACGATGTGGACGATTTGTCTCGACTCTCCCTATTGGACGAAGTCGTCATTCTCAACCACTTACGAGAACGGTTTCAAAAAGGAAAGTACTAT ACATTCATAGGAGATGTGTTGATCGCTCTGAACCCAAACAAGCCTTTGAAGATCTACACCGATGAG TACCATCAGCAGTTCAGCAAGTCTGACGCCGATGGAGGAAAACAGCCACACATTTTCTGGATAGCACAGCAGGCGTACCACAACTTCCGGGCCAATGAGCAGGCGCAGTGTGTTCTGGTCAGCGGGGAGTCTGGTTCGGGAAAAACTGAATCGACCAAGTTAATCATCAAACACATTTCCTACATGTGTCCTTCCGCCGAAAGCAGTCTTCATGAACAAATAGTTCGAATCAATCCGCTGCTGGAAGCTTTGGGAAATGCGGTCACTCCCATGAACGATAACTCTAGCAGATTTGGAAAACTTGTAGAACTCTTCTTTACAAATGATGGTCACATGAGTGGAG GCCGGATTCACGACTACATGCTGGAGAAATCGCGCGTCGTGTGCCAGGGTCCAGGGGAGAGAAACTTTCACCTGTTCTACTACATGTTCGCAGGCCTGTCCAGGGAGAAGCTGCTCTACTACTACCTCGAGGAAGCGCACACTTACAA AATTCTCATGAACAGTGATAGAGATGGCAAGTCTCCATGGCAACCAGAAGATGTAGCAGTGTACAAAACCAAGTTCAAAGAGCTTATGGAAATCATACGACTTATTGGTTTCACAGACGAG GATGTTGCCGCTATTTTCACGCTTCTTTCCTCCATCCTGCACGTGACAAACATCGTGTTTCACGACGACATTGACACAGATGGCGTCTACGTAGTCGATGAATTCCCGCTGCGTATCG CTTCTAATCTGCTCAGGGTGGATGTCCAGGAATTCACAGAGGCGCTTATTTCTAACACAGTGTTCGTCAGAG GTGAAAGGGTTCAAAGCTTGAAAAAGCGCCACCAAGCGGAAGATGGAAGGGATTCCCTGGCCAAGGCCATCTACTCTCGTCTGTTCGGCTGGATAGTTGGTCAAATCAATGTACACCTGCAGCCTACCCTTGACAGGTGT TCGAGTGCGACCATTTCGATTCTGGACATGTCTGGGTTCGAGTGTCTGCGGAAGAACTCGTTTGAACAGCTGTGTATCAACACTGCCAACGAGCGACTGCACCAGTTCTTCAACAGTCAGATCTTCTCGCTGGAGCGCGCCGACTACGAGGAGGAAAACGTCCCCCTCGACCTGGTCGAGTTCAAAGACAACCACACTctcattgatttgtttttccAA AAGCCGCTTGGATTATTTTCCATCATTGACGAGGAGTCGATGTTTCCTCGCGCAACAGACAACAGCCTCGTTCAGAAACTCAACAACGTCTGCGCATCAAATCAGAGTTACGTCCCCTCCCGCGGCAATGTGACGTCATTCACGATATCTCATTATGCTGGAGAT GTGACGTACGACGCTCGCGGGATGCTAGAGAAGAATCGCGACTGTCTGAGTATGAACCTCAGCGAGTGTATGTCGAGGAGTTCCAGCGACATGGTGGCGCTCTTCTTCACGTGCTCACCGCCACACACTGGATCCTTCTCCAA GAAGTTCGGCTCGAAGAGAATCAGACCACATCTCCATGGACCAACATCAGCGTTAGACAGCGGTGACTCGAGCTTGTCCAGGGCAACCGCAGAGAGACTCAGACGTCAGAGGTAA